A window from Chryseobacterium vaccae encodes these proteins:
- a CDS encoding MutS-related protein codes for MKNISEVLIHFDHTQTRRSKQYLTRFFNQKNYSIEQTLEVQNILKLFLDNFSLLQNYKINDQTVSSIHQFSEEIESRNYTHLTNFTYREFYKETNFNISLFIEFFYRLGLLLRNLNLTNTSAEYTREIEKMILFINSLSINEYYSKELQFKQRKAILIKIESEKENGNFASFWDFFYRFDMYCGIAKGIRKFDLVFPHFNYDNTFTINEFYHLNLTDSVKNSINITGNNTVVFTGANMSGKSTAMKSISIVVLLAHLGLAVPAEYCNIPFYDRIFLFFSVDDDLEKGYSYFAQEIINLKEVLLELKSKNCFAVFDEIFKGTNINDAAQITINTVEGLSRYKNSMFILSTHLNLIEKDLAKNENILVLNLESFVKDEQLLFTYKLKEGWSKIEIGKILFDKYGLNALLKEG; via the coding sequence ATGAAAAATATTTCAGAAGTATTAATTCACTTTGATCATACCCAGACCAGAAGATCCAAACAGTATTTAACCCGTTTTTTCAATCAGAAAAACTACAGTATAGAACAAACTCTTGAAGTACAGAATATATTAAAGTTGTTTTTAGATAACTTTTCATTATTACAGAACTATAAAATTAATGATCAGACTGTTTCTTCCATTCATCAGTTTTCAGAGGAAATCGAGAGCCGTAATTATACTCATTTAACCAACTTTACCTACCGGGAGTTTTATAAAGAAACCAATTTTAATATTTCTTTATTTATAGAATTCTTCTACCGGCTGGGGCTATTGTTGAGAAATTTAAACCTTACCAATACCAGTGCAGAATACACTCGGGAAATTGAAAAGATGATCCTGTTTATTAATTCATTATCAATCAATGAATATTACAGTAAAGAGTTACAATTTAAGCAGAGAAAAGCCATTTTAATAAAGATTGAATCTGAAAAGGAAAACGGAAACTTCGCTTCCTTTTGGGATTTCTTTTATAGGTTTGATATGTATTGCGGGATTGCCAAAGGAATCAGAAAGTTTGATCTGGTATTTCCTCATTTTAATTATGATAATACCTTTACGATTAATGAATTTTATCACCTGAACCTCACCGATTCTGTGAAGAACTCAATCAACATTACTGGAAATAATACCGTTGTTTTTACTGGAGCCAATATGTCCGGAAAGTCTACAGCGATGAAATCCATCAGTATTGTTGTTTTGCTTGCTCATCTGGGGCTGGCTGTACCTGCAGAATATTGTAATATTCCGTTTTATGACAGGATATTTTTATTTTTCTCTGTGGATGATGATCTTGAAAAAGGCTACAGCTATTTTGCTCAGGAAATTATCAACTTAAAAGAGGTTCTTCTGGAACTGAAATCAAAAAACTGTTTTGCGGTATTTGATGAAATATTTAAAGGAACCAATATTAATGATGCGGCGCAGATTACCATAAACACTGTTGAAGGATTGTCCAGATACAAAAATTCAATGTTTATCCTGTCCACCCATCTGAATCTTATTGAGAAAGACCTGGCAAAAAATGAAAACATCCTCGTATTGAATTTAGAATCTTTTGTGAAAGACGAGCAGCTGCTGTTCACCTATAAATTAAAAGAAGGCTGGTCTAAAATTGAAATAGGGAAAATTTTGTTTGATAAATATGGATTGAATGCATTGCTGAAGGAGGGGTAA
- a CDS encoding HdeD family acid-resistance protein — MSNFFQTLTNSVKHWYIPLIFGIIFLICGFYVFSVPLATYVTLSVIFSVSFLVSGITEIFFSIQNNKSLQGWGWFLVSGLLTTAIGLYLVSNPEISMSVLPFVVGFTLLFRSFQLLGFAFDLRSQKILSWGNVALASAGGIIFSLLLIFNPVFTGMSLVTLTAVSFIFIGVASVMLALDLRKLKKFPEKISEELKNKMRSVQEEIDELKRRK; from the coding sequence ATGTCGAACTTTTTTCAGACTCTTACGAATTCCGTGAAGCATTGGTATATTCCGTTGATCTTTGGAATTATCTTTCTTATCTGTGGTTTTTACGTATTTAGTGTGCCGTTGGCAACGTATGTAACGCTTTCTGTTATTTTCAGTGTATCTTTTCTGGTCTCCGGAATTACAGAAATCTTTTTTTCCATACAGAATAATAAATCCCTGCAGGGATGGGGATGGTTTCTGGTAAGCGGGCTGCTTACTACGGCTATTGGTTTGTATCTTGTGTCGAATCCGGAGATTTCCATGTCGGTTCTTCCGTTTGTGGTAGGATTTACGCTGTTGTTCCGCTCCTTTCAGCTTTTGGGATTTGCTTTTGATCTTAGGAGCCAGAAAATACTAAGCTGGGGAAATGTAGCATTAGCAAGTGCCGGAGGAATTATTTTCTCTTTACTGTTGATATTTAATCCGGTGTTTACAGGAATGTCCCTGGTTACGCTTACAGCGGTTTCTTTTATCTTTATTGGAGTGGCATCTGTCATGTTGGCTTTAGATCTTAGAAAGCTTAAAAAATTCCCTGAAAAAATAAGCGAAGAATTGAAAAACAAGATGAGGTCTGTTCAGGAAGAAATCGATGAACTGAAAAGACGAAAGTAG
- a CDS encoding agmatine deiminase family protein → MNKLSGLILLLSSILSMAQTYHFPEESSPHEGTWLQWPHHYQHGMTYRKRVEQTWIDMTKALQNGEKVYIIAYNDSEKKRIISLLEQNKVPLNNVDFKIYPTDDVWVRDNGPVFVKDNKGKLLIADWGFNGWGEKYDFENCDQIPQRIGTDLGIKVLDLNEKMVNEGGSVETDENGVLMACKSSVISQKKGSIRNKGITQGEAEEMFKTYYGVSKVIWLDGITGLDVTDMHIDGFMKFVNSDTMITMNEDDLFEMGLSDKDIETLYTASNVKGKEYKKVYLPATKNKVKTAYGKQLEEKGSYVNYYVANGVVLVPNYGDPNDSTANKMIQEQYPGRKVIGIDVRNLYENGGMVHCVTQQQPVAR, encoded by the coding sequence ATGAATAAATTATCAGGGCTCATTTTATTATTGAGCAGTATATTGAGTATGGCACAGACGTATCATTTTCCCGAAGAATCTTCACCGCATGAAGGAACCTGGCTTCAGTGGCCTCATCATTACCAGCATGGAATGACTTACAGAAAAAGGGTAGAGCAGACATGGATAGACATGACCAAAGCATTGCAAAATGGCGAGAAAGTATACATCATTGCCTATAATGATTCAGAGAAGAAAAGAATCATCAGTCTTCTGGAACAGAATAAAGTTCCGTTAAACAATGTTGATTTTAAAATTTATCCTACTGATGACGTTTGGGTAAGAGACAACGGGCCTGTTTTTGTGAAAGACAACAAAGGGAAGCTACTGATTGCAGACTGGGGATTTAATGGCTGGGGTGAAAAATATGATTTTGAAAACTGTGATCAGATCCCTCAGCGAATCGGAACAGATCTTGGGATAAAAGTGCTGGATCTGAATGAGAAAATGGTGAATGAAGGCGGTTCTGTTGAAACAGACGAAAACGGAGTATTGATGGCATGTAAAAGTTCAGTGATCAGCCAGAAAAAAGGTTCCATAAGAAATAAAGGAATCACGCAGGGAGAAGCTGAAGAGATGTTCAAAACATATTACGGAGTATCCAAAGTCATCTGGCTGGACGGAATTACCGGTCTGGATGTAACAGATATGCATATTGATGGGTTCATGAAATTTGTCAATTCAGATACAATGATCACCATGAATGAAGACGACCTTTTTGAAATGGGACTTTCTGATAAGGATATTGAAACCCTGTACACCGCTTCCAATGTAAAAGGAAAAGAATATAAGAAAGTATACCTGCCGGCCACTAAAAATAAGGTGAAAACAGCCTATGGAAAACAGCTGGAAGAAAAAGGTTCTTACGTCAATTATTATGTGGCCAACGGGGTAGTTCTGGTTCCTAATTATGGTGATCCGAATGATAGTACAGCCAATAAAATGATTCAGGAACAGTATCCGGGCAGAAAGGTGATCGGGATAGATGTAAGAAACCTGTATGAAAACGGAGGAATGGTACATTGTGTTACTCAGCAGCAGCCGGTTGCCAGATAG
- a CDS encoding AraC family transcriptional regulator: MPANFSEIQKIVDYIEENFDQEITAHEIEQRSHYSYRNFQRIFFKIFKETISGFQKRLRLESAYKKLIYTEEKISDIAWQVGYFTIQSFSKAFKKQFHISPAEARKQKEAVFKKFIDSGSIDLKYEIKYKDAVSVYCKFIKTKDYNNEEINDFWGEIEKQNGVSPFSYGIICDQPLITSRSHCRYGAAVKERKDIKGFQKKEIFGGKYVRFAHSGTYENILEAYRAFYRFWLAMPSLMLDDSEVIEEYLLSETGENVTYIYFPLYS, encoded by the coding sequence GTGCCGGCAAACTTCAGTGAAATCCAGAAGATTGTAGATTATATCGAAGAAAACTTCGATCAGGAGATTACGGCTCATGAAATAGAACAGCGGTCTCATTATTCTTACCGTAATTTTCAGAGAATATTTTTTAAGATATTTAAAGAAACAATTTCAGGATTTCAGAAACGGCTGCGGCTTGAAAGTGCCTACAAAAAACTGATTTATACCGAAGAAAAAATTTCAGATATCGCCTGGCAGGTAGGGTATTTTACTATTCAGTCTTTTTCCAAAGCCTTTAAAAAACAGTTTCATATTTCTCCGGCCGAAGCGAGGAAGCAAAAAGAGGCGGTTTTTAAAAAGTTTATTGATAGTGGAAGTATAGATCTGAAATATGAAATAAAATACAAAGATGCTGTTTCCGTGTATTGTAAGTTCATTAAAACCAAAGATTATAATAATGAAGAAATCAATGATTTTTGGGGAGAAATTGAAAAGCAGAATGGAGTTTCCCCGTTTTCTTACGGAATAATCTGTGACCAGCCTCTTATCACCAGCCGTTCCCATTGCAGGTATGGAGCTGCTGTAAAAGAGAGAAAAGATATAAAGGGATTTCAGAAGAAGGAAATTTTTGGAGGGAAATATGTCCGGTTTGCTCATTCCGGAACGTATGAGAATATTCTGGAAGCTTACCGTGCTTTTTACCGTTTTTGGCTTGCTATGCCATCCCTGATGCTTGACGATTCAGAAGTTATTGAAGAATATCTGTTGTCTGAAACCGGAGAGAATGTTACGTATATTTATTTCCCACTGTATTCTTAG
- a CDS encoding amino acid permease produces MSSENKTGPNDGTLVRGLTNRHIQLIALGGAIGTGLFLGIGPAAVLAGPSVILGYALAGIIAFFIMRQLGEMVVHEPVSGSFSYFAYKYWGNFPGFASGWNYWILYILVSMAELTAIGHYVHFWWPEIPLWVSSLFFFIVINALNLASVKVYGETEFWFSIIKVVAIVAMIIFGIYLLVSGTGGDKASIQNLWNDGGFFPKGLFNKTTDGFSGLFAAMAMIMFSFGGLELIGITAAEAKNPEKTIPQATNQVIYRILIFYVGALVILFSLSPWREITEGTSPFVMVFQNLNGLEFSMFGKVIQFNTLIANVLNLIVLTAALSVYNSSVYSNSRMLFGLAQQGNAPKFLQKLNKNSVPVNAILISSCFAGICIIINKLVPEKAFQYLMALVVSTLIINWLMICYTHLKFKKSIISSGSSSKFPSIFYPASNYICIIFLLLILALMCFTGMEIQVILIPVWIAFLFVMYKIYKPTK; encoded by the coding sequence ATGAGCAGCGAAAATAAAACCGGACCAAATGATGGTACTCTGGTAAGAGGTTTAACGAACAGACACATTCAATTAATTGCCCTCGGAGGTGCCATTGGTACCGGATTATTTCTCGGGATAGGTCCTGCAGCTGTACTGGCTGGCCCTTCCGTTATTCTTGGGTATGCTTTGGCAGGAATCATTGCTTTTTTTATCATGCGCCAGCTGGGCGAAATGGTGGTTCATGAACCGGTTTCAGGAAGCTTCAGTTATTTTGCCTACAAATATTGGGGGAATTTTCCCGGATTTGCTTCAGGATGGAATTACTGGATTCTCTATATCCTGGTAAGTATGGCCGAGCTTACGGCTATTGGCCATTATGTTCATTTCTGGTGGCCGGAAATACCGCTCTGGGTTTCCAGTTTATTCTTTTTTATTGTCATCAATGCGCTTAATCTGGCTTCTGTAAAAGTATATGGGGAAACTGAGTTCTGGTTTTCCATTATAAAAGTAGTCGCTATTGTAGCGATGATCATTTTCGGGATCTACCTTTTGGTAAGCGGTACCGGAGGAGATAAAGCCAGTATCCAGAACTTATGGAATGACGGAGGCTTTTTTCCAAAAGGACTGTTTAATAAAACTACAGACGGGTTTTCCGGACTGTTTGCAGCTATGGCGATGATCATGTTCTCATTCGGAGGATTAGAGCTGATTGGGATTACGGCGGCAGAAGCAAAAAATCCTGAAAAAACAATTCCTCAGGCAACCAATCAGGTGATCTACAGAATCCTGATTTTCTACGTTGGAGCGTTGGTTATTCTATTCTCATTAAGTCCATGGAGAGAAATTACAGAAGGAACAAGTCCTTTTGTAATGGTTTTTCAGAATCTTAACGGACTTGAATTCAGTATGTTTGGAAAAGTAATTCAATTCAACACACTGATTGCTAATGTTCTTAACCTGATTGTATTAACAGCCGCTTTATCAGTTTACAACAGTAGTGTATACAGCAACAGCCGTATGCTTTTCGGATTAGCCCAACAGGGAAATGCTCCGAAATTCCTACAAAAACTGAATAAGAATTCAGTTCCGGTGAATGCCATTCTTATTTCGTCATGTTTTGCCGGAATCTGTATCATCATTAACAAGCTGGTCCCTGAAAAAGCATTTCAGTATTTAATGGCTCTGGTGGTTTCCACCTTAATTATCAACTGGCTGATGATCTGCTATACCCATCTGAAATTCAAGAAAAGCATTATCAGCTCAGGAAGTTCGTCTAAATTTCCGTCGATTTTCTATCCGGCATCCAATTATATCTGTATCATATTTTTATTGCTGATCCTGGCACTGATGTGCTTTACAGGAATGGAAATTCAGGTTATTCTGATCCCGGTATGGATTGCATTTTTATTTGTGATGTATAAAATATACAAACCCACAAAATAA
- a CDS encoding helix-turn-helix domain-containing protein, with amino-acid sequence MKVCGQNIRKIRRSKDLTQEYMAFEMGISQKAYSDIENSKVKINLEILTKISDILEIKPSDICSISHKCGTDGYEDRYQGLLEYMKKNNIAVPKEFL; translated from the coding sequence ATGAAAGTATGTGGGCAAAACATCAGGAAAATAAGGCGGAGCAAAGACCTTACGCAGGAATATATGGCTTTTGAAATGGGAATTTCTCAGAAAGCCTATTCCGATATTGAAAATTCCAAGGTGAAAATCAATCTGGAAATATTGACTAAGATTTCCGATATTCTGGAAATTAAGCCTTCTGATATATGCAGTATTTCGCACAAATGCGGAACAGATGGGTATGAAGACCGTTATCAGGGACTTTTAGAGTATATGAAAAAGAATAATATCGCGGTTCCGAAGGAGTTTTTATAA
- the ccoN gene encoding cytochrome-c oxidase, cbb3-type subunit I: METQKFNYDNNIVRAFLYATIVFGLVGFLLGLTAALMLFYPELPEFLFGTDDTTIQSLRSGNIQGLINTQGAMGFGRIRMLHTSAVIFAFVCNSFFCGAYYSMQRLLKTRMYSDTLSWIHFWSWQFMIVTVVITFLMGINTSKEYAEHEWPIDILITFSWVIFGINMFGTIAKRRVRHLYVAIWFYLATWIAVAMLHIFNNLEIPLSFTSWKSYSVYAGVKDALVQWWYGHNAVAFVLTTPVLGLMYYFMPKAAQRPVFSYKLSIIHFWSLIFVYLWAGPHHLQYTALPAWAQAVGTGFSIMLIAPSWGGMLNGLLTLRGAWDKVRENPILKFFVVAVTCYGMATFEGPLLATKSLNKIGHYTDWVIGHVHLGALGWNGFMAFGVVYYLVPIMWRTPLWSKKLANWHFWLGTLGIIFYAVPMYISGFTQGLMWKQFNPDGTLLWKNWLDTVTAIIPYFKMRFLGGVLYLNGAILMVVNVVRTVRKGSFQKEVPAEAPALADIGSTRKEGEGVHLWLERTPALLSILAFITIAIGGLVEIVPTLSLKQSVPTITAVKPYTPLELEGRDLYIREGCNSCHSQMIRPFRDEVVRFEGKNGQYSKAGEFVYDRPFLWGSKRTGPDLHREGGRNPDSWHFKHMYNPRITSAGSIMPRFPWLITNKLDRTQMVDKLKLMKNSFDVPYTKAEIDSAGKWADNQSKAIVKRIYAEATDVKDQMEKERSAKGAGFVPLEQREIIAMIAYLQRLGTDIKTTQIQTASAE, translated from the coding sequence ATGGAGACGCAAAAATTTAATTATGACAATAATATTGTCAGAGCATTCCTCTATGCTACAATCGTATTCGGGCTGGTAGGTTTCCTGCTGGGACTTACGGCCGCACTGATGCTTTTCTATCCTGAACTTCCTGAATTTTTATTCGGAACCGATGATACTACCATCCAGAGTTTGAGAAGCGGTAATATCCAGGGGCTGATCAATACACAGGGAGCCATGGGCTTCGGAAGAATCAGAATGCTCCATACCAGTGCTGTTATCTTTGCTTTCGTGTGTAACTCGTTTTTCTGCGGTGCTTACTACAGTATGCAGAGGCTGTTAAAAACAAGAATGTACAGTGATACCTTATCCTGGATCCACTTCTGGTCTTGGCAGTTTATGATCGTTACCGTTGTGATCACATTCTTAATGGGAATCAACACTTCCAAGGAATATGCTGAGCATGAATGGCCTATTGACATTCTGATCACGTTCTCATGGGTAATCTTCGGGATCAATATGTTCGGAACTATTGCCAAAAGAAGGGTAAGACACCTTTATGTAGCGATATGGTTTTATCTGGCAACATGGATTGCTGTAGCCATGCTGCATATATTCAATAACCTTGAAATTCCTTTATCATTTACAAGCTGGAAATCCTATTCTGTATATGCGGGAGTAAAAGATGCCCTTGTGCAGTGGTGGTACGGCCATAATGCAGTAGCATTCGTACTGACCACTCCCGTACTGGGTCTGATGTATTATTTCATGCCGAAAGCGGCTCAACGACCGGTCTTTTCATACAAATTATCTATTATTCACTTCTGGTCACTCATTTTTGTATACTTATGGGCAGGCCCTCACCACCTTCAGTATACAGCGCTTCCGGCATGGGCTCAGGCCGTTGGTACAGGGTTCTCTATTATGCTTATCGCTCCGTCATGGGGTGGAATGCTGAACGGTCTTCTTACGTTAAGAGGAGCCTGGGATAAAGTAAGAGAGAATCCGATCCTTAAATTCTTCGTGGTAGCCGTTACCTGCTACGGGATGGCCACTTTTGAAGGACCACTTTTAGCCACAAAATCTTTAAATAAAATCGGGCATTATACCGACTGGGTAATCGGGCACGTACACTTAGGAGCTCTTGGATGGAATGGTTTCATGGCATTCGGAGTAGTTTATTACCTCGTGCCAATCATGTGGAGAACTCCGCTCTGGTCTAAAAAATTAGCCAACTGGCACTTCTGGCTGGGAACATTAGGAATTATTTTCTACGCAGTTCCGATGTATATTTCAGGATTCACTCAGGGATTAATGTGGAAACAATTCAATCCGGACGGAACTTTATTATGGAAAAACTGGCTGGATACGGTAACTGCGATTATTCCTTACTTTAAAATGAGATTCCTGGGAGGTGTTCTTTATCTTAACGGAGCGATCCTGATGGTGGTGAATGTAGTGAGAACTGTAAGAAAAGGATCATTCCAGAAAGAAGTTCCTGCTGAAGCGCCTGCCCTTGCAGATATTGGCAGCACAAGAAAAGAAGGCGAAGGTGTACACCTTTGGCTGGAAAGAACTCCCGCCCTGCTTTCTATCCTTGCATTCATTACGATAGCTATTGGAGGGCTGGTAGAAATTGTTCCAACACTCTCGCTTAAACAGAGTGTACCAACCATCACCGCGGTAAAACCTTATACTCCGCTGGAACTGGAAGGAAGAGATCTTTATATCCGTGAAGGCTGTAATTCCTGCCACTCACAGATGATCAGACCATTCCGTGATGAGGTTGTTAGGTTTGAAGGTAAAAACGGACAGTATTCCAAAGCGGGAGAATTCGTTTACGACCGTCCATTCTTATGGGGATCTAAAAGAACCGGACCGGATCTTCACAGAGAAGGAGGCCGAAACCCTGATTCATGGCACTTCAAACACATGTATAACCCAAGAATTACGTCTGCAGGTTCCATCATGCCGCGTTTTCCATGGCTGATTACCAATAAACTGGACCGCACGCAGATGGTAGATAAATTAAAACTGATGAAGAATTCTTTCGATGTACCATACACCAAAGCAGAAATAGATTCTGCAGGAAAATGGGCAGATAACCAGTCTAAAGCGATCGTAAAAAGAATTTATGCAGAGGCAACGGACGTGAAAGATCAGATGGAAAAAGAAAGATCAGCTAAAGGTGCAGGCTTTGTACCGCTTGAGCAAAGAGAGATTATTGCAATGATCGCCTACCTTCAGAGACTGGGTACCGATATTAAAACAACGCAGATCCAAACGGCAAGTGCTGAGTAA
- a CDS encoding cbb3-type cytochrome c oxidase N-terminal domain-containing protein → MKTRTPISVYIAAMIGLTIMAFEMFAGDSGYFSSPFFWALLLIAVILLMIMNSIGDLVENESFNRLSEEQKKQYLAEKNIPYYQKLWNSAFKKQSATEEKDILIDHGFDGITELDNSLPKWWIGLFWFGCIFCVVYMTAFAFTDYAHPEAEYDKEAKTMLASIQEYEKNAPQINLETAKYSADYIAEGQELFKTNCVTCHGDGGKGGIGPNLTDTHWINIKEKSLFKNVFWMLENGSPNNPTMRPFIKDGTITGRDAEKIAAYVYHINQETSPITQAQGGAAPQGEEVKWDNGNE, encoded by the coding sequence ATGAAAACGAGAACCCCTATTTCAGTATATATCGCGGCAATGATAGGCTTAACGATCATGGCGTTTGAAATGTTCGCCGGAGACTCAGGATACTTTTCTTCTCCATTTTTCTGGGCGCTGCTGTTAATTGCCGTTATCCTTCTGATGATTATGAATTCTATTGGAGATCTGGTTGAAAATGAAAGTTTCAACAGGTTATCCGAGGAACAAAAAAAACAGTATCTGGCAGAAAAAAATATTCCGTATTACCAGAAACTATGGAATTCGGCCTTTAAGAAACAGTCGGCTACAGAAGAAAAAGACATTCTTATCGATCACGGTTTTGATGGGATCACAGAGCTTGATAATTCACTTCCTAAATGGTGGATCGGTCTTTTCTGGTTCGGATGTATCTTCTGTGTGGTGTATATGACGGCTTTTGCTTTCACAGATTATGCCCACCCGGAAGCTGAATACGACAAAGAAGCGAAAACCATGCTGGCTTCCATTCAGGAATATGAGAAAAATGCTCCCCAGATCAATCTGGAAACCGCAAAATACAGTGCAGATTACATTGCAGAAGGGCAGGAACTGTTTAAAACTAACTGTGTAACCTGCCATGGTGACGGTGGGAAAGGAGGAATCGGTCCGAACCTTACCGATACGCACTGGATCAACATCAAAGAGAAAAGTTTATTTAAAAATGTATTCTGGATGCTTGAAAACGGTTCTCCAAATAATCCTACCATGAGGCCTTTCATCAAAGACGGAACCATTACGGGAAGAGATGCTGAAAAGATCGCTGCTTATGTTTACCACATCAACCAGGAAACATCACCAATTACCCAAGCTCAGGGAGGAGCTGCTCCGCAGGGTGAAGAAGTGAAGTGGGACAACGGAAACGAATAG